In the Methanocaldococcus lauensis genome, TCCATAGTTTTGTATATTGTGGGAAAGGTAGGGGGTGCCTCTAAGAGGTCAGCCCCCTACCCCCAACAAAAAAAGAATTTAATAACTCAAGGGGGTGAGCTCAATGAAAATTTATATAGAGGACAGTATAAAAAATTTACCCATAAAGAAATACACAAAAGAGGAGTTAGAAGATGTAAATAAAATAAAGTTAGAGGCTTTAGAAAAATACCACAACGCTAATTTGTTTGTTTGGTTGGCAAAGGGATTTAAAGGCAAAGATGAAGAGGATGCTAAAGCACCAGTAGTATTATGGTTAAATAAAAAAGATTTATCGAGTAAAGATTTAAAACTCTTAAAATCATTGGGTTATGATGTTAATCAAGATAAAATAAAAATTACACAAGGAATTATTAAAAAGTTAGCCGAAAAAAGATATTTAGCATTACCTAAGTTTATTTTCAATGCACTATATAGAGAGTTGGAACATAATCCAGAATACAATATTGCAGTTATGCCTATTGGTGAAGTTGTTGCCTATGACTTAGATAGTGATGACTATTTTAAGATATTTGCACAAGCTTATAAGGAAGTATTTGGAGAGGATGTTTTAAAATCTACCTTCGTTGAGAAAACTAAACAAGGATACCACATTTTTTTAAGATTAATCGATTTTATCCCAGAAGGTAGGAGTATAGAGTTTATACCTAAGACAGAGGGTAAGGAGTTTGCCAGATACTACAACGGTAGGTATGAGGTAGTTTATCCATCCATAAGGGTAGTAGATGTTACAGAGTTGGAAGGGACACCTTACACTAAAATATCAGATAAGGAACTTTACGAATTGAAAACAATAACCTTAGAGGAATTAAAAAAGTTAGAAGTTAAAATTGTTGAATTGTTAGAAAAAAATGGCTATAAAGTTAGAAATGAAATTAAAAGAATGTTAGGAATTGCTACAGAGGATAAACTGCAATTGGAGAAGTTAGAAACTGCCAACACTAAGGCCACAAAAGTAATGGATATACCAAAAAGTAGAGAAGATTTACTAAATGCAATTTTAGAAGAGGTTAAAAAGGTAGATGTAGAGAAAGGAGAAAGAAGCGATTGGATATTTGCATTAACACTATTGTTTAAATGGTGTGGATTGAATTATGAAGAGGCCTTTAACATATTGAACACATTAAAAGGAATAAACACAAAATTGGAGGATAGTAGCCATAACTTAGACTGGTATAAAACCTATGAATGGGATGCTGTAGAAAATGTTAATTTGGCTGGAATTATAGGAGCTTTTGAAAGTTGCCCAAAAATTGACAAAACAAACATTTTAAACATCTTAGAGAGCTACAAAGAAAAAGGAGGAGTTATTTACAATAAAGAGTTTTACAGAGAAGTTAAAGAAGTGTATAAAAACGGTAGGAAAGTAATTAAAAGCATATACTATATGGTTATAGAGAGGGAAAAAAGACACTATGTTTTTAAATTCAACATCTACAAAATTATTATTGATTTGAATAAGAAAAAGGAATTAATGAGCGAAGGATTTGAGGAAAAAGAGGCATTAGAAGAAGCAACAACCAAAATGATTATTGAATATCCAATATTCAAAATAATGGACCTAAAACAGTTTGAGGATGTCGTTTTAAATAAAAAGTATGTGGTAGTTAGAGGGCTAACCACAATTAGAAATAATAACATAAAAAATGAGTTTGAGCTTAGATTTGAGGATATAACAGGATTATTAAACTATGTTTCAACGGATGCCACAAAAGAAGTTATTAAGAAGGTTAAACCTGCATTAGATGCTTTAATCGATGCTATAGAATGGTTTGCCAATTCCAGAAATTATGAGAGTAGTTGCTTGTTTAGAATTTTAGAAAAAGATGGTAAGTTATACATCCCTAAGGTTGAGCATCATCCAACACTACACCAATATGAGAGTTATCCAACTCCAGAAGAATACTATAAAATGCTAATGGAATCAACCTATACAGAAGAGGAGAAAAAGCAACTATTAGAGGCTTTATATAAACTAAATAAACCACACAACATTTTAGTTATGGCCTACTTCCTAAGCAGTTTGTTGGTTGGAGTTATCCCCTACGAAAATACACCCTACCTAATTTTGTATGGTAAGAGTAGTAAGGGTAAGTCAAAAACTGCCAGATTGTTTAACTTCGTAGATGTAAAAACTGACAACCTTACAAGTTATCAATACAAGGTTTATGCTAATGGTTGGGGTTGTGGCTATGGCCTATTGGATGAGTGTAAGGAGTTAAGGAATGATGTTATTCAATTGTTAAAGGAAAATGCTACAAGCTATATGTATATCAAAAAACACGGGCAGAAGTATAAGCACATCTATAAATTATGTGGAGTTATAACTTGCAACGATATTTTTGACTTAAAAACAAATAATCCAGATGATTTGGCTGGATTTTTGAGAAGACAACTAACCTATAAGGTTAGGGATGAAGACATAATAAAAGGTATTGGAAAGGATATTAAATTTTTACATAAGAATAGGTTAAAACTACAAAAAATCTTTATTGATTGGCTTTTAAATCAAAATCCAGAGGAATTAAGAGAAGCGTATGAGGATATAGAAGAGGATGAGCAATATAAGTTTATCTACTTTGGCTTAGGGTTGTTGTTTAAGTTTTGGGCTGATAATG is a window encoding:
- a CDS encoding bifunctional DNA primase/polymerase is translated as MKIYIEDSIKNLPIKKYTKEELEDVNKIKLEALEKYHNANLFVWLAKGFKGKDEEDAKAPVVLWLNKKDLSSKDLKLLKSLGYDVNQDKIKITQGIIKKLAEKRYLALPKFIFNALYRELEHNPEYNIAVMPIGEVVAYDLDSDDYFKIFAQAYKEVFGEDVLKSTFVEKTKQGYHIFLRLIDFIPEGRSIEFIPKTEGKEFARYYNGRYEVVYPSIRVVDVTELEGTPYTKISDKELYELKTITLEELKKLEVKIVELLEKNGYKVRNEIKRMLGIATEDKLQLEKLETANTKATKVMDIPKSREDLLNAILEEVKKVDVEKGERSDWIFALTLLFKWCGLNYEEAFNILNTLKGINTKLEDSSHNLDWYKTYEWDAVENVNLAGIIGAFESCPKIDKTNILNILESYKEKGGVIYNKEFYREVKEVYKNGRKVIKSIYYMVIEREKRHYVFKFNIYKIIIDLNKKKELMSEGFEEKEALEEATTKMIIEYPIFKIMDLKQFEDVVLNKKYVVVRGLTTIRNNNIKNEFELRFEDITGLLNYVSTDATKEVIKKVKPALDALIDAIEWFANSRNYESSCLFRILEKDGKLYIPKVEHHPTLHQYESYPTPEEYYKMLMESTYTEEEKKQLLEALYKLNKPHNILVMAYFLSSLLVGVIPYENTPYLILYGKSSKGKSKTARLFNFVDVKTDNLTSYQYKVYANGWGCGYGLLDECKELRNDVIQLLKENATSYMYIKKHGQKYKHIYKLCGVITCNDIFDLKTNNPDDLAGFLRRQLTYKVRDEDIIKGIGKDIKFLHKNRLKLQKIFIDWLLNQNPEELREAYEDIEEDEQYKFIYFGLGLLFKFWADNGFEVDKEYYRQILGLLKDGEQQFKKDVMNDEGIIEILRGVIYGELLELVKSLPKGDKKVSVEDLEDWDILNAYAVELIKKEGYTIYRTKKDEILRLAIQQRGLIKLLSVLKKKFKMNYPDKINLDWFANKLKEDNPEYNIEIKQIKINGKKIKNCLVIEIPEEDDTKELKEKIIKLLLKAGTRGMTTIQIAEELGLSEEEAEEILKELHKKGEIDNPRPGIWIAY